The DNA region AAAGGCTTTGGCGTGATGCGCTGAGGGCGGTACTGCACTTGGCTGCGTACTGCGGTGAAATGACACAGGCACACCGGGTCGGGCTGCGCTGTCGAATCGCTGACAAACCCGTTGTAAGCCAGCTCATATTGCATGGAGACCACCAGATACTTGCCGTTTTGTGATGACACCGGGTGCTCAGTCATTTCAAAAATGGCACCGGGGAACAGACCTCGTGCCATGGTGCGGCCCTCGAAGCGCTCCACCTGTGCCTGATATCCCTCCAGGCGATGGCGCACATGCGCCTCACCTTGCGCACGCTCAGCAAACAGACCTGGGTAATCGAAGACCTCATATTTGGACTGATCATGTTGGCGGCTCATCGTCGATTTCACCAACAGCGCCCCCGACGTACTGGCCGATGCCTTCTCGAAATCAAAATCCTTCAGCGTATAGGCCCCTGGCTGTATCTCCGCGCTGGCAGACCATTCGAAGATATCTTCCCCACGGCGGATATCACGCTCGTCAAAAGGTGAAAACGGCAGCTTGGCATAGTCGGGCGCCGGGCCATGTGCGTCCAAGGCATCACACAAGACCAGCTCATGGCGGCTCTCACCATGTTTGAAGTAATAATAGATACCCGTCTGCTCCATCAACCGGCTGACGAAATTGAAATCCGTCTCCCGGTATTGCACACAGTAAGGCAACACCTGCTGAGGAGCCTGGCCGCTACAGGTGAGCGAATAATCGGCGCAGCCATAGGCTTCGAATACCTCCTTGATGATGTCCAGAACCGACTTCTCCTGGAAAATCCGGCAATCGGCGGCGCGGGTCAGGAACCACAACCAGGGCCGCAACGTGACCCGGAACACCGCAAAGCGCCCTTTCAACCCGAGCGATGCCATCTGCGTGACATAGCCATGAAAATGTCGTTTGCCACTCTTGGTGGTACGGATGCTGACCGTCATGGGCTTGCCGAGCAGATCATCGAACGAAATGGCTGCATTCTCACAGAGCACTTCCAGCTGATACTCGCCCAGCCTGCCCATCTGCTCCTGGCCGCTCATGCGCTGGAACAACAATACATCTGCCCCCAGCGGGCTGATGACGGAAATTTCACGATGTTGGTGTGTAGCGGTCACACTTAACCTCTGGTGTTAATGGTTGTGCTGTTTCGTGATGACCCATCAAGGAATCATCGTCTTGGTGGTCATCGGATTGGTAATGCTGATCACCCCGCCAAATGAACACATGCATTTGGAAACATTGTCCAGCGCCGGTTTGTTGCCAATCAGCACGGTTGGAGCCCCTATGATCCAGGGAGCGGCTGTCGCTGGCACACAGGGCATGGGCGTCAACACACCGAACGCCGCAGCAGTGGCGGCGGCCACAGTAGGGTTGGCAGGCGAGCTGCACATGCCGAAGGGCATGATATTCACCATGGGTTTGAAATCCATGATGGTCGCCGCTGGCGGCCCTTCCGCCAGCACTTGGTCAGTCGGCAACACGATCAATGCAGAGGGCGCCATGCCAAAACTGCATTGCAGCTGGGCACCCATCGAAACCTGATTTGGCATATTCCCTCTCCCGCATACTCAACCATCCAGGTTCCATCACCATGATTTCACAGCTGATGTTGCCCTGACTCTGGCCTTGGGCCTGGGTTCGGTTGACTCAACAAAATGTAATGGACAAGCCAGCAGTGAAACGATTCCCTGACTCGACCCGATTTATTTGAAAAATTTCTGTTGACACCGCTTTGCCACTCAATATCGGATCGAATTGACTGGCTCTTGGGTTGAAGTCGAGGTACAAAACGTGCTGCATCGCGGTGGGCACGGGCGGCATATGGCCAAGGAACTGGCCCGAAACCGGTTCACCCGAACCATGTGGTGATGATCACGAGACTTGTTCATTGAGGCAATATTGAAAAAAACCATCAAAACAGAGTCAATTCAACAGTCAAGTTGTGCATCACACCACCCAGAGCCGAATGCCAGCCTTGCCATTTCACCCACGCCGCCTACGACATGATAGGAAACCCAGGCCATTCCGATCAGTGGATTGCGAGAAAACGATCACCACTTCTCATATTTTCAATAATTACGCATGTTTGAAAATAACAAACTTGCATAGCAAGATTGACACACTTATCCACCCTCTCTAGTATCGTTCAAAAACCAAGCACTTGCCGGAACAGTTCCTGAGCCCTGCCAATATGGCTAACAGGCCAGAGCCACATCGCCGCCGACAAGGCTTGTCTGCAACTGGCCCGATCTGTTTCAAAACCCAGCGCGACAGGCTGATTGGAACCAGGATCGACTGCATCCTGAATGTCATCAGCACCACTGGCCGTTCGCTATTTGATTTTTACTGGCTGGATTGGATGACATCATGACTGGACATCAAGACAATACACACGGCCTCATCATGTATTTGGCCCGCCACACCACGCCACCTTCGTTGATTCTGGAGCACGCATGACCAAATCGCTGCTCTGGCTGACCATGGCCTGGCTCATCACGCAGGCTGCATACGCCGCCCCCATTGGCACGTTGACATTTCTCGAAGGCGACAGCCAGCTGATTCGCGGCAGCACCAAATACAAGCTGCTGGAAGGGGCGCGACTGGAAGGCAATGACATTGTCGAGCTGGCAGGCAAAGGCTTTGTGCAGCTCGAATTCACCAATGGCACCACCTTATTGCTTGGCCCACAGAGCAAAGCGCTGTTGCAGCCCGGCACCACGGCGTCGGATATCGATGTGTTTTTGCTGGATGGCGCCATCAAGGTCAAAAGCACGACGTCATCAGTCAGGCTCAACACACGGGTCTTTGAATTGGCCCTCACCAACGCAACCGCCGTTGCCCGCATCGGCAGCTCCAGTGGGCTGTTCATGGAGCGCGGTAGTGGCAGGCTGGACGAGATCCTGGCGGACCAGAGCACGAGCCAGCAGAACCTGCCAGTCAATGCCTACTGGAGTCGTGCTGCTGGTGGCAAAAGCCAGGTGGCGCAGCGCCCGACTTCCGCGTTCATCACCTCGCTTCCCGCTGTTTTTCTGGATGACCCCAGGTCACGTCTGGAGAAATACGCGCACAGCAAGATCAGCCCTAACAAGCTGGGGGAGATCGGCGTCGAGGACATCAGCCCCTGGCTGCAGGCGCCACTATCTATCCGCAAGGGTTTTGTGACAGCCTGGAAGCCCCGCCTGAGCGATGCCGGCTTCAAGGCGCAGATGATGGAACAAGCGTCAAAGCTGCCGGAATGGGAAAAGCTGCTGGCACCACCCAAACCCGCCCCCTCAGCGACGCCCATCAAGCCCACCGCTCATCGTGAGCCAACCAAAACAGCGCCGGTGACGAACAACCCTGCGACCAGTCCGCCCGTGGAAATCTCGCCCGCGCCGGTACCGGTCAAAGCCGCACCGCCACCGCACACCCCCACCAACCTGCCGCCTGATGCGCCCGCGCGAAGCACGCCCTCCACAACGCCCAAGCAGGCGGATGAGGGCAATGGGCCACAACGTCGAAAACCCTATTAATAAGCAGTGATAACCGTCCACAATATGATTGAGAGCCGTAACATGCCCTGGTGTCTACTGATTTCCGGCTCTCACATCTGATCGCTGTCCATTACAATCAACCTGGCACCACGTCGGTGCCGACTGGTTTTCCGGAGACTTGCCAACATGAAGCTCATCGTCAAATTCAACCTGATATTCGTCAGCATGTTCTTGCTGGGCTTGAGCGTGGCGGGTTCGATCTCCTATAACTTGTTGCAGAAAAATGCGCGGGAAGAGATCCTGCAGAATGCACGGATCATCATGCAATCGACGCTGGCCACGCGCAGCTACACCTCAGCGCAGATCGCACCGCTGTTGCAAACCCAATTGAAATATACCTTTCTGCCGCAGACGGTGTCAGCGTTTGCCGCCACCGAGACATTCAATCTGCTGCGCCACGTCTACCCCGAATTCAGCTACAAGGAAGCGACGCTGAATCCGACCAACCCACGTAACCGGGTGACGGACTGGGAAGCCGACATCGTCAACCAATTCCGCAACAACGACAATGTCAAAGAAGTCATCGGTGAGCGCGACACCCCAACCGGCAAGGCCCTGTACTTGGCACAGCCGTTGCGTGTTGGCAGCGCCGCCTGTCTGCAATGCCACAGCACGGTCGAGGCCGCGCCCGCCACCATGATCGAAAAATACGGCAATGCCAATGGCTTTGGCTGGAAGCTGAATGAAATCGTCGGTGCGCAAGTGGTCACGATACCCAGCGATGTCCCGCTAAAACGCGCCCATCAAGCATTCCAGATGTTCATGCTGTCACTGACCAGCGTGTTCCTGGTCATCTTCCTGGCCCTGAATCTGATGCTTTACAAGATGGTGATCCGCCCGGTCACCCAGCTATCCCAACTCGCGGATGAGGTCAGCCTCGGCAACCTGGATGCGCCTGAGTTCCCAGTCAAAGGCAAGGATGAAATCAGTGCACTCGGTGCGTCATTCGACCGCATGCGCAAGAGCCTGGTCAAAGCCCTGAACCTGCTGGAAGAGTGACGATCACCTCACGCATCCGGCCCGGCCTGCTTCTGACCCGGCCCGATGTGAAAACAACAAACCGATTTGAATAGGCCATTGAATGAGCAGCAATCTTCCGACCAATCTGGGCAAATATCAGGTCACCGGCCTGCTGGGCAAAGGTGCCATGGGAGTGGTCTATAAGGCTCAGGACCCACATATCAAGCGGACAGTCGCCATCAAGACTGTCCGGCGCGAGCTGCTCGATGCCGATCAGGAAGCCCAGCTGGTCATGCGCTTCAAGAACGAGGCCCAGGCTGCGGGTGGCCTGTCCCACCCTGGCATTGTGGCGGTCTACGAATATGGTGAAGAAGAAGAGCTTGCCTTCATCGTCATGGAATACATCGCGGGCAGCGCGCTGGATGCCTATTTCAAGCAGGGGGTCCGGTTCCCGCTGGTCGATGTGGTCAGCATCATGGCCCAGCTGCTGGACGCACTGGGTTATGCGCATGGGCAGGGGGTCGTCCACCGCGACATCAAACCCGCCAACATCATGATCATGACCAATGGCAAGTTGAAAATCGCTGATTTCGGCATTGCCCGGGTCGGTGATTCCGAGCTGACCCAGGTTGGCATGGTCATGGGCACCCCCAGCTACATCGCGCCAGAACAGTATATGGGTAAAGGACGGGTGGATCAGCGTGCCGACCTGTTCTCCGTCGCAGTGGTGTTCTATCAATTGCTGACCGGTGAAAAACCCTTTACCGGAGCCAGTGACGCAGTGATCTACAAAGTCTGCCACGAGCAGCCTGCCCTGCCCTCTGCTGTGGCGCCAGATCGACATATCGGTCATTTCGACGCGGCCATCATGAAAGCACTGGCCAAACAGCCGGAAGAGCGCTTCCAGACTGCCAAGGAATTCTACGACGCCATTTTACAAGCCCACCGCGCACCGGCCATGGTGGCGCTGTCGGAGGAAACCATCATCCACCGGCCCGCACCCGTCGCCCCGCCCAGTACCGACAACAGCAGCACCAGCATGCCCCCTTCGCATTGGGATGCCAATCTGCTGAAAGAAGTGGAAGGCCGCCTGGCCAGGATCATGGGGCCTTTTGCCAAAATCATGGTTCGCAAGGCTGCCAAGCTGACCAACAATATCGATGAACTCTATCAACGCCTGGCGCAAGAAATCGAGCAGGCCACCGACCGCACAGAGTTCCTCAACACCCGCACCACGCTGACCCAAATCACCGGCACCTCACTTTCAGGCAGTCATATCGCCCGGGAAGTGATTTCCCAAGATGCCATCGATCGCGCCGCCAGACTGCTTGCGCCTTACATCGGCCCCATCGCCAAAATACTGGCCAAGAAGCAGGCCAGCAAATCAGACGGTTTGCAGGATTACCACAGGCAACTTGCGGAAAACATCACCAACCCACAAGAACGCGAACGGTTCATGAAAGAGATCGCCACGCCCACCGGCAAATGATCTTTCCTGTTTCATTGGCTGATTCCATGGCCCGGACGGTGTGACCGGGCCTTGTGGCAACGCGACCGATGCGACAAGTGTGAGCATCAGGCCAGGCTGGTGCGCAATCCTGACGGAGGCGACGAACAGTCAGCGTAAGCGGTGGTCAAAGCCTGCTTTCAAACCTGAATCGCCCCAGAAGGAAGCCCATGAAATCGCACCTCACCTTGTCCATCTTGATCAGCCTGGCCACGCCCGCGATGGCCGCCGAGGACCGTCTGGCAGACATCCTGGCGCGCGGCACAGTGCGGATCGCCACCACAGGTGATTATCAGCCCTTCAGCTACAAAAACCCGGTGACGCACGAATATGAGGGGCTGGACATCGACCTGGGCCGCCAACTGGCACGGGAGCTGGGCGTCAAGTTGGAGTGGGTCCCCACCAGCTGGCCGCAGCTGATGGCTGATTACGAAGCCGGCAAATTCGATATCGTCATGAGTGGCGTGTCGATCAATCTGGAGCGCCAGAAAAAAGCCCTGTTTTCCATTCCCTATCTCAAGGATGGCAAAACCCCCATCACCCGTTGCACAGATGCACAACGCTTCCAGACACTTGCTCAGATTGACCAGCCGGGCGTGAATGTAATCGTCAACCCAGGCGGCACCAATGAGAAATTCGCCCGGTCTCATCTACACCACGCCCGTCTGACGGTTTACCCGGACAATACGACCATCTTTGAGCAGATCGCATCAGGCAAGGCGGACGTGATGATGACCGATGCCATTGAAACCCGCCTGCAAGCCAAGCTGCGTCCAGCGCTGTGTGCCATCCATCCCAACCAGCCCTTCACCTATTCAGAAAAAGCCCTGTTGCTGCCGAACGATTTCCGATGGAAGGCCTGGGTCGATCAATTCCTGCATCAAGCCCAGGCACGCGGCACCCTGGATCGGTTGCAAACACGCTGGCTGAGCTGGCCCTGGCTGACCCAAGCGCCGCAAAATGACCTCGACACCTTGCTTGCGCTGATGAATGAGCGGCTGAAGCTGATGCCAGATGTTGCACGATACAAATGGAACGAGCAGTCAGCCATCGAAGACCTGGCGCGGGAAAAGACCATTCTGGCTGATCTGGTGAAACAGGCGGAAGCAGCGAAAGTCTCCCCATCGCTGGCAACCGCCTTTTTCAAAGCGCAGATCGAGGCCGCCAAAATGGTGCAACACCAATTGACTGATAGCTGGCGGCAGCAACAGGCAAGCCGGTTCGAAGACATACCAGACCTGAAAACCGAGATCCGCCCCCGCTTGGATGCATTGACCAGCCAATTGATCGATGCCCTGGCCCGCAATCAAACCACCCTGGCTGACCCGGCCCGCCAACCGCTGATCGAGTCCACCGCACAGCGCTGGATTCCACAAACCCAATGGGGCGAAGCCGCCAAGACTGCTTCCGCGCCCTTACTCAACCCACGCCCCTGATCAGGTATCCGCAGACAGACAGCCGCATCTGCCGCCCGGTTTGTCTGTCTGCATCGATTCGGGCGCGGGAGCCGCCAATCCAATATATCCATTTTTTATATAAAAATAAATTTATATTATTTTTTGAAATATAAGATCTCCTCTAGACTCAGCCCAGATCAAGCTCAGCCGCGCCATCTGGCGGGGTCGGGCATCAAACACAGCAGAGAGGAAATCATGGCGCGTCATCTACTCATCTCCCTGGCGTTGGCTGCAACGGTTGTCAGCCATACCACCCTGGCGGCAAGCATTTCGCTATTGAATGTCTCCTATGACCCGACACGCGAGCTGTATCAGGACTATAACAAGGCCTTTGCCCAATACTACAAACAGAAGACAGGGGATGATGTGTCGGTCAAAACCAGCCATGGCGGCTCGGGTAAGCAGGCTCGCGCTGTCATCGACGGGCTGGAGGCCGATGTGGTGACCCTGGCGCTGGCCTATGACATCGACGAGATCGCCGCACGAGGCAAGCTGCTGGATGCAGATTGGCAGAAACGCCTGCCGCACAATGCCAGCCCATACACCTCGACCATTGTGTTTCTGGTTCGCAAGGGCAACCCGAAAGGAATCAAGGACTGGCAAGATCTGGTCAAGCCAGGTATCCAGGTCATCACCCCCAACCCCAAAACCTCTGGCGGGGCGCGCTGGAACTATCTGGCAGCCTGGGGGTACGCCCTGAAACAGCCTGGCGGCAGTGATGTCAAGGCCCGCGAATTTGTACAGAAGCTATACAAAAACGTCCCGGTACTGGATTCCGGCGCACGGGGCGCCACCACGACTTTTGTCGAGCGCGGCATCGGTGATGTGTTGCTGGCCTGGGAGAATGAGGCATTATTGGCCATCAAGGAATTGGGGCCGGACAAATTCGATATTGTCGCGCCGTCGTTGTCGATCTTGGCTGAGCCCCCGATCGCCGTGGTTGACAAACATGCGGCCAAACATGGCACCGCAGCCGCAGCCCAAGCCTATCTGACGTACCTATACAGCCCGGTGGGCCAGGAAATCATCGCCCAGAACCACTACCGCCCCGTTGACGCCCGAGTCGCGGAGAAATACGCCAAACAGTTCCCGAAACTGAACCTGTTCAAGATCGACGAGGTGTTCGGCGGATGGCAAAAAGCGCAGAAGACCCACTTCAGCGATGGCGGGGTGTTCGACCAGATCTATGGCATCCGATAATCAGCCTGGGTTTATGGCATGATGAAGCGGAATCGACCTGGATTCCTTCCTGTATGACATGCTACGGGCGGCACCCACCAGTGCCGCCTGATTCACCCTCAAGGAGACGCAATGCGCATCGAAACGCTGGCCGTACATGGCGGCTACTCCCCCGACCCCACCACCAAAGCCGTCGCCGTACCGATCTACCAGACTACCAGTTACGCTTTTGACAGCACCCAGCACGGTGCAGATCTGTTCGATCTGAAAGTGCAGGGCAATATCTATACCCGCATCATGAACCCGACCACCGATGTACTGGAAAAGCGCCTGGCGGCGTTGGAAGGTGGAGTGGGCGCACTGGCATTGGCATCGGGCCAGGCCGCCATCACCTATGCGATTCTGACCATTGCCGAAAGCGGCGATAACATCATCGCCACCAGTACCTTGTATGGGGGCACCTACAACCTGCTGGCGCACACTTTGCCGCAATATGGCATCCAGACACGATTTGCTGATTATCGCGAGCCTGCAAGCTTCGAAAGGCTGATCGACGACCAGACCAAAGCCATCTATGCCGAATCGATCGGCAACCCGCTTGGCAATGTGGTCGATATCGGTGCGCTGGCCGAGATCGCCCATCGCCATGGCATTCCGCTGATCATCGACAATACAGTGGCCACCCCATATATGTGTCGCCCATTCGAACATGGTGCGGACATCGTCGTACACTCTCTGACCAAATACCTGGGCGGCCACGGTAACAGCATCGGGGGTGCCATCGTTGACTCGGGCAAGTTCCCGTGGGCATCGCATAAACAGCGCTTCAAGCGCCTCAACGAGCCGGATGTCAGCTACCACGGCGTGGTCTATACCGAAGCCCTCGGCCCCGCCGCCTATATCGGTCGGGCGCGCGTCGTGCCCCTGCGTAATATGGGCGCGGCGATCAGCCCATTCAACAGCTTCCTGATCCTGCAAGGGATCGAAACCCTGGCCCTGCGTATGGATCGCATCAATGCCAATACCCTGGCGGTCGCCCAGCACCTGCAACGCCACCCGGACGTAGCCTGGGTACAATACGCCGCGTTGCCAGACACCCCCTCCCGACCCTTGGTCGATCGTTATCTGAATGGTCAGGCATCGGGCATCCTCAGCTTTGGCATCCAAGGCGGGGCCGAGGCCGGAGGCCGCTTCATCGATGCGCTGCAGCTGATCACCCGTCTGGTGAATATCGGTGACGCCAAGTCGCTGGCCTGCCACCCGGCCACCACAACGCACCGCCAGCTCTCGCCCGATGAGTTGAAGAAAGCCGGAGTCAGCCCGGACATGGTGCGCCTGTCGATTGGTATCGAACATATCGATGACCTGCTGGCAGACATCGACCAAGCCCTGACCCACGCACGAGGCTGACCGCTTCCAGTCGCCCGCCTCGGTAGCTGCAGGCCCCGCCTGCAGCTCACGCCGTCAATGCATCATTCACCATGGACAGTGCCTGCTTGATCGCCGCACCGGTTTCGGCCTCATGTGTATTCAGAAAGAAATGCCCAGCTGGCAGCCAGGTCAGATCAAATCGTGCCTCGGTCATCGCTTGCCACGCCTGCAAGCCCGCCTTATCGGTAAACGGGTCCTGATCACCGGCAATGACCTGGATCGGGCAGGGTAACGGCGGATGCCCCGGCCAGCGGTAGGTTTCCAGCAAACGATAATCGTGTTGAACCGGTCGGGCGAGAAACGCCAACATGTCATCATCACCCAGCAACGCCGCCGGTGTGCCGCCCATTCGAATCAGATGCTGACGCACGCCTTGCAGGTCCATCTGATGCACATTGCGCGAAGGCGGTAGACAATGCGGGGCATTCGATGCACAGATCACCAGCCCACGCGGCGGGCGGCCTGCCCGGGTCAGCTGACAAGCCAGCTCATAAGCCAATAGCCCACCAAAGCTGTAGCCAATCAAAACTGGAGGGGTTGGCCAACCCGCCGTTGCCATGGCGGCCTCGGTGCAGAGTTGGTCGATGCTGCCAGCCGGCGCATCGGTCAACCGCCGACCACGCAGCGGCAGCACCCATTCGGCCAGTACATGATCTGGCGCCAGCAGGCGGGCAAGGTGCTGAAACACCATGCCATTGGCACCCGCATAGCCCAATCCCAAGGTGTCAGGGAT from Chitinivorax tropicus includes:
- a CDS encoding type VI secretion system tip protein TssI/VgrG, with protein sequence MTATHQHREISVISPLGADVLLFQRMSGQEQMGRLGEYQLEVLCENAAISFDDLLGKPMTVSIRTTKSGKRHFHGYVTQMASLGLKGRFAVFRVTLRPWLWFLTRAADCRIFQEKSVLDIIKEVFEAYGCADYSLTCSGQAPQQVLPYCVQYRETDFNFVSRLMEQTGIYYYFKHGESRHELVLCDALDAHGPAPDYAKLPFSPFDERDIRRGEDIFEWSASAEIQPGAYTLKDFDFEKASASTSGALLVKSTMSRQHDQSKYEVFDYPGLFAERAQGEAHVRHRLEGYQAQVERFEGRTMARGLFPGAIFEMTEHPVSSQNGKYLVVSMQYELAYNGFVSDSTAQPDPVCLCHFTAVRSQVQYRPQRITPKPFVQGPQTAIVVGKSGEEIWTDKYGRIKVQFHWDRVGAADEKSSCWLRVAQLWAGKRWGTVFIPRVGMEVVVDFLEGDPDRPLVTGAVYNADNMPPYALPSGATRSAIKSDSTKGSGGFNEIRLEDKKGSEQLFIHAQKNQDNYVKEEAYQWVGKDRHTMVKGNDLLAVDGAFHIHVKGKRNEKVGGNVSLDAGQNHYVKAGQNHAVDAGMNAHLKAGMGVVIEAGMSITLKAGGGFIVIGPTGVSISGTPILLNSGGAAGNGCGGSPEAPDAAKEADDGSK
- a CDS encoding DUF4280 domain-containing protein, which translates into the protein MPNQVSMGAQLQCSFGMAPSALIVLPTDQVLAEGPPAATIMDFKPMVNIMPFGMCSSPANPTVAAATAAAFGVLTPMPCVPATAAPWIIGAPTVLIGNKPALDNVSKCMCSFGGVISITNPMTTKTMIP
- a CDS encoding c-type heme family protein; translation: MKLIVKFNLIFVSMFLLGLSVAGSISYNLLQKNAREEILQNARIIMQSTLATRSYTSAQIAPLLQTQLKYTFLPQTVSAFAATETFNLLRHVYPEFSYKEATLNPTNPRNRVTDWEADIVNQFRNNDNVKEVIGERDTPTGKALYLAQPLRVGSAACLQCHSTVEAAPATMIEKYGNANGFGWKLNEIVGAQVVTIPSDVPLKRAHQAFQMFMLSLTSVFLVIFLALNLMLYKMVIRPVTQLSQLADEVSLGNLDAPEFPVKGKDEISALGASFDRMRKSLVKALNLLEE
- a CDS encoding serine/threonine-protein kinase, translating into MSSNLPTNLGKYQVTGLLGKGAMGVVYKAQDPHIKRTVAIKTVRRELLDADQEAQLVMRFKNEAQAAGGLSHPGIVAVYEYGEEEELAFIVMEYIAGSALDAYFKQGVRFPLVDVVSIMAQLLDALGYAHGQGVVHRDIKPANIMIMTNGKLKIADFGIARVGDSELTQVGMVMGTPSYIAPEQYMGKGRVDQRADLFSVAVVFYQLLTGEKPFTGASDAVIYKVCHEQPALPSAVAPDRHIGHFDAAIMKALAKQPEERFQTAKEFYDAILQAHRAPAMVALSEETIIHRPAPVAPPSTDNSSTSMPPSHWDANLLKEVEGRLARIMGPFAKIMVRKAAKLTNNIDELYQRLAQEIEQATDRTEFLNTRTTLTQITGTSLSGSHIAREVISQDAIDRAARLLAPYIGPIAKILAKKQASKSDGLQDYHRQLAENITNPQERERFMKEIATPTGK
- the aroQ gene encoding gamma subclass chorismate mutase AroQ: MKSHLTLSILISLATPAMAAEDRLADILARGTVRIATTGDYQPFSYKNPVTHEYEGLDIDLGRQLARELGVKLEWVPTSWPQLMADYEAGKFDIVMSGVSINLERQKKALFSIPYLKDGKTPITRCTDAQRFQTLAQIDQPGVNVIVNPGGTNEKFARSHLHHARLTVYPDNTTIFEQIASGKADVMMTDAIETRLQAKLRPALCAIHPNQPFTYSEKALLLPNDFRWKAWVDQFLHQAQARGTLDRLQTRWLSWPWLTQAPQNDLDTLLALMNERLKLMPDVARYKWNEQSAIEDLAREKTILADLVKQAEAAKVSPSLATAFFKAQIEAAKMVQHQLTDSWRQQQASRFEDIPDLKTEIRPRLDALTSQLIDALARNQTTLADPARQPLIESTAQRWIPQTQWGEAAKTASAPLLNPRP
- a CDS encoding sulfate ABC transporter substrate-binding protein, with product MARHLLISLALAATVVSHTTLAASISLLNVSYDPTRELYQDYNKAFAQYYKQKTGDDVSVKTSHGGSGKQARAVIDGLEADVVTLALAYDIDEIAARGKLLDADWQKRLPHNASPYTSTIVFLVRKGNPKGIKDWQDLVKPGIQVITPNPKTSGGARWNYLAAWGYALKQPGGSDVKAREFVQKLYKNVPVLDSGARGATTTFVERGIGDVLLAWENEALLAIKELGPDKFDIVAPSLSILAEPPIAVVDKHAAKHGTAAAAQAYLTYLYSPVGQEIIAQNHYRPVDARVAEKYAKQFPKLNLFKIDEVFGGWQKAQKTHFSDGGVFDQIYGIR
- a CDS encoding O-acetylhomoserine aminocarboxypropyltransferase/cysteine synthase family protein: MRIETLAVHGGYSPDPTTKAVAVPIYQTTSYAFDSTQHGADLFDLKVQGNIYTRIMNPTTDVLEKRLAALEGGVGALALASGQAAITYAILTIAESGDNIIATSTLYGGTYNLLAHTLPQYGIQTRFADYREPASFERLIDDQTKAIYAESIGNPLGNVVDIGALAEIAHRHGIPLIIDNTVATPYMCRPFEHGADIVVHSLTKYLGGHGNSIGGAIVDSGKFPWASHKQRFKRLNEPDVSYHGVVYTEALGPAAYIGRARVVPLRNMGAAISPFNSFLILQGIETLALRMDRINANTLAVAQHLQRHPDVAWVQYAALPDTPSRPLVDRYLNGQASGILSFGIQGGAEAGGRFIDALQLITRLVNIGDAKSLACHPATTTHRQLSPDELKKAGVSPDMVRLSIGIEHIDDLLADIDQALTHARG
- a CDS encoding alpha/beta fold hydrolase, with translation MKKIRFEQNLHFYHDAIPDTLGLGYAGANGMVFQHLARLLAPDHVLAEWVLPLRGRRLTDAPAGSIDQLCTEAAMATAGWPTPPVLIGYSFGGLLAYELACQLTRAGRPPRGLVICASNAPHCLPPSRNVHQMDLQGVRQHLIRMGGTPAALLGDDDMLAFLARPVQHDYRLLETYRWPGHPPLPCPIQVIAGDQDPFTDKAGLQAWQAMTEARFDLTWLPAGHFFLNTHEAETGAAIKQALSMVNDALTA